GCCAGCGACCTTGCTTGTCGATGCCGATCAAGGTCAGGTCATAACTGCCGCGATCGATCGCGTTGATCACGTTCCTGGCTGACTGCAGCGAGACTTCGTGTTCGCTGGATTGACCGCCGAAGAGGATGGCGACTGATGTTTTCAAAACGACAACTCCAGGTTTTCAGGCCGCAGAGTCAAAAGCAAATTGAAGCGTTAGTCCAGCGACGAAGCATGCCGGTTGTCATCCGGGCTGAAATCCAGGCAAAAAAATCCCGCGCGCCGGACGAACAGAACCTGATCGTCCAACGCGCGGGACCACGCGGCTTCATTGCGCGGCTTCAGCGTCTTTCTTGCCACCGGAGCCGAACGTTGCAAAGCGTTTGTTGAAGCCCGCGATACGGCCTTCGGTCGTGGTTTTACGCTGCTGCCCGGTGTACATCGGGTGCGAAGCGCTGGAAACATCGAGGGCTACGTAAGGGTAGGTCTTGCCGTCGGTGTGTTGTTGCGTACG
This genomic window from Pseudomonas sp. G.S.17 contains:
- a CDS encoding type B 50S ribosomal protein L31 is translated as MKPDIHPTYRTVLFHDTAADVFFLIGSTVDTERTQQHTDGKTYPYVALDVSSASHPMYTGQQRKTTTEGRIAGFNKRFATFGSGGKKDAEAAQ